A single window of Camelus dromedarius isolate mCamDro1 chromosome 20, mCamDro1.pat, whole genome shotgun sequence DNA harbors:
- the EPPK1 gene encoding epiplakin: protein MNSHASPPLDVLVTSNTEPAIVPKTTKATLGAGIHSGPQTKAVMSAQAQSIAGVYVEASGQVHSLYAAMKQGVLPFGLGLALLEAQAATGGLVGPAQGRPLPVSEALQQGLVGLELKERLLAAERAVTGYPDPYGGGRLALFQAIGKEVVDRALGWNWLEAQLATGGLVDPTQGVRVAPELACQQGLLDQEAWHVLSESGPDSGAPGFLDPNTLEQLPYRELLGRCVRAPSTGLALLPLKTTFRTLSGAVSLAELLEVGVLDEGTARGLREGRLAVPDVSTRAEVQRYLQGTGGVAGVVLLPAGLKKSFFQAVAEHLLPMGATFPLLEAQAATGTLVDPATGRHLWVDEAVRAGLVGPELHRQLLAAEQAVTGYHDPFTGTRIPLFQAMKKELVDRPLALRLLDAQLATGGLVCPARRLRLPLEAALRFGCLDKKTQQCLLLATGFSDPGTQEGLSYGQLLARCVTDPETGLAFLPVLVGSFGEEPQGPQFIEHSTRQALSAAVATISVGKFQGRPVSLWELLFSEAVPVEQRVALSQQHRDGTLSVEELGAVLRATLEQAAATSRNTFAGLRVPVTPGELLTAEIINQDTYEQLERGQTTAQDVGSLDSVQRYLQGTGCVAGLLLPGSQEQLSVHEACRRGLLRPGTALILLEAQAATGFIIDPKENKKYSVEEALRAGVIGPSVYAKLLSAERAVTGYSDPYTGERISLFQAMKKGLIVREHGIRLLEAQIATGGIIDPVHSHRVPVDVAFQRGYFDQTLKLILADPSDDTKGFFDPNTHENLTYMQLLERCVRDPNTGLHLLPLTRTRPQLVDGTTRQALQSLLLSVRHGRFRGQRVSAWELINSECFSEDRRRRLLKDYRLHKVSLEQVSKLLEREMERWADIMLPTLRGQVTAYQLLEAHIIDQELLDQVLSGAVSPEALLCMDSVRRYLRGSGAVGGVMLQPSNQRLSLYQAMKQKLLGPGVALALLEAQAATGAITDPCSLETMSVGEAVRRELVGPELYSRLRQAEDTVTGLRDPFSGERVSLFQAMKKGLVSVEQAVRLLEAQVATGGVIDPRDHHHLPMPVATQRGCIDQDMEVALSSSETFPTLDGRGHTSYAQLLEQCVRDEASGLYLLPLPEDAPAIPTDKQVQETLKSTQGTEDGMSLWELLGSCHFTEEQRRGLLEDFRVGRTTAQQLRAAVQRWVQEAELLERARITLPGPRGRVPAVWLLHAGVITRETLEALVQGAWSPPEVAEQPAVRACLWGTGCVAGVLLPRSGAKVSIAQAMEDSLLPAGLGQRLLEAQVASGSLIDPLTSQRLSVEDAIKAGLVPGTLSEQLQQVERAVAGYTDPCSGGSLSLWQAVEKGLMPQSEGFPLLQAQLATGGAVDPVHGVHLPEAAACRLGLLDEQTSRVLTSPDEDNKFFFDPSTRDKVTYGQLKERCVPDADTGLWLLPLPEDTALEWDEHTAVALRAMKVPVSTGRFRGLSMSLWDLLHSEYVSVHRRRELAALCQSGRATALRQVVSAVTALVEASERQPSQAAFRGLRKQVSARDLFRSQLIDKKTLHDLNEGRKTVQEVTEMDSVKRFLEGGNFIAGVLLQDTKERMSISEALRRHVLRPGTALVLLEAQAATGFLIDPLENRKLTVQEAFEAGMFGKETYQKLLSAERAVTGYTDPYTGEQISLFQAMKKGLIVREHGIRLLEAQIATGGVIDPVHSHRVPMDVAFQRGYFDEEMSRVLEDPSDDTRGFFDPNTHENLTYMQLLERCVRDPDTGLYLLQVVKKGEAYVYIDEATKQVLQSKTTTMRVGRFANQMVSFWDLLTSQYFTEDRKRELVQAYRARNVSLEQLLEIIVTTVKETEKQNQVIKVAAIGGEVTAAELFNSGIIDKKTLDTLHPGDSGGQALRNLEPVKAYLDGRGCIAGVTTPSTQEVLSMYEAGRKGLVPAAFVAHLLEAQAATGFMLDPYSHQRLSVDEAVAAGLVGEDLQERLLIAEKAARGYVDPVTGHTISLFQAMRRKLVAQEWALRLLEVQVATGGVVDPLHHHRLPLDAAYRRGCLHPDTYPLVADPKGMNKRYVDPNTQEKVTYQELQERSQQEEATGWALFPVLLTGQHCTYIDDATIRALQAQQVEVTVGRFKGQRPSVWELLNSEYVTEEKKRELVVKYKRDTAHALEAVVTVIFEIIHETEKNRKQLWFRGIRRQITAAELCAAGVLSEATLGALEEGRTTADDVTQDEGVRRYLEGTSCIAGVLVPARDEPGRQEKMSIYQAMWKGGVLRPGTALVLLEAQAATGFVIDPVRNRKLSVEEAVAAGVVGGELQEKLLSAERAVTGYTDPYTGEQISLFQAMKKDLIVREHGIRLLEAQIATGGVIDPVHSHRVPVDVAFQRGYFDEEMSRVLEDPSDDTRGFFDPNTHENLTYKQLLRRCVRDPDTGLYLLQLAGRGSAVHQLGEELRAALRDARVTPGSGALRGQGVSVWELLFYREVSESQRQDLLRRYREGSLTAPDVGAALASLLARAEAEDQVPRPAPPDPPGALRAATMEVRVGRLRGPAVPVWDVLASSYVSEATREQLLAQFSAGTLGLPALTHRLTTIIQEAEAADGTEHGQGGAAPGQPEPGPAGRGDGDADAGPSPGQADAEAARALQERALRAATMEVQAGQFRGQPVSVWDVLFSSYLGQARRDELLARHAAGTLALPGLVAILTQVIEEAEERLSKVSLRGLRRQVSASELGRSRILGPETLRDLAQGTKTLQEVSEMDSVKRYLEGTSCIAGVLVPARDEPGRQEKMSIYQAMWKGVLRPGTALVLLEAQAATGFVIDPVRNRKLSVEEAVAAGVVGGELQEKLLSAERAVTGYTDPYTGEQISLFQAMKKDLIVREHGIRLLEAQIATGGVIDPVHSHRVPVDVAFQRGYFDEEMSRVLEDPSDDTRGFFDPNTHENLTYKQLLQRGSVDPETGLLFLSLS from the exons ATGAACAGCCACGCCTCTCCTCCTCTTGACGTCTTGGTCACCAGTAACACTGAGCCAGCCATTGTCCCCAAGACCACAAAGGCCACACTGGGAGCTGGCATCCACTCTGGGCCTCAGACCAAGGCAGTCATGTCTGCCCAGGCCCAGAGCATCGCTGGGGTGTATGTGGAGGCCTCGGGCCAGGTCCATAGTCTCTACGCTGCCATGAAGCAGGGGGTCCTGCCCTTTGGGCTCGGGCTGGCTCTGCTGGAGGCCCAGGCGGCCACTGGGGGCCTGGTGGGCCCCGCCCAGGGCCGGCCGCTGCCTGTGTCTGAGGCCCTGCAGCAGGGCTTAGTGGGCCTGGAGCTGAAGGAGAGGCTGCTGGCCGCTGAGCGTGCGGTCACTGGCTACCCTGACCCCtatgggggtgggaggctggccCTTTTCCAGGCCATTGGGAAGGAGGTGGTGGACAGGGCACTGGGGTGGAACTGGCTGGAGGCCCAGCTGGCCACTGGGGGTCTGGTGGATCCCACCCAGGGTGTGCGTGTGGCCCCTGAGTTGGCCTGCCAGCAGGGCCTCCTGGACCAGGAGGCGTGGCACGTCCTGTCAGAGTCTGGGCCCGACTCGGGTGCCCCAGGCTTCCTGGACCCCAACACGCTAGAGCAGCTGCCGTACCGCGAGCTGCTGGGGAGGTGTGTGCGGGCCCCCAGCACGGGGCTGGCCCTGCTGCCCCTCAAGACCACTTTCCGCACCCTAAGTGGAGCGGTGAGCTTGGCCGagctgctggaggtgggggtccTGGATGAGGGGACAGCCCGAGGCCTGCGGGAGGGCAGGCTGGCAGTGCCGGATGTGAGCACCCGCGCTGAGGTGCAGCGCTACCTGCAGGGCACAGGTGGTGTGGCAGGGGTGGTCCTGCTGCCTGCAGGCCTCAAGAAGAGCTTCTTCCAGGCTGTTGCCGAGCACCTGCTCCCCATGGGCGCCACATTCCCGCTGCTGGAGGCTCAGGCTGCCACCGGCACGCTGGTGGACCCAGCTACTGGCCGGCACCTATGGGTGGATGAGGCAGTCAGGGCAGGCCTGGTGGGCCCAGAGCTCCACAGGCAGCTCCTGGCGGCAGAGCAGGCAGTGACAGGGTACCATGACCCCTTCACTGGCACCCGCATCCCCCTCTTCCAGGCCATGAAGAAGGAGCTGGTGGACAGGCCTCTGGCGCTGAGGCTCCTGGATGCCCAGTTGGCCACAGGTGGGCTTGTGTGTCCTGCCCGCAGGCTCCGGCTGCCCTTGGAGGCTGCCCTGCGCTTTGGTTGCCTGGACAAAAAGACGCAGCAGTGTCTCCTGCTGGCCACTGGCTTTTCAGACCCTGGCACACAGGAAGGCCTCAGCTACGGGCAGCTGCTTGCCCGCTGTGTCACCGACCCAGAGACGGGGCTGGCCTTCCTGCCCGTCTTAGTGGGGAGCTTTGGAGAGGAGCCGCAGGGACCCCAGTTCATTGAGCACAGCACCCGGCAGGCCCTGAGTGCTGCTGTGGCCACCATCTCCGTGGGCAAATTCCAGGGCCGGCCTGTGTCGCTCTGGGAGCTGCTCTTCTCTGAGGCAGTCCCCGTGGAACAGAGGGTGGCGCTGAGCCAGCAGCACAGGGATGGGACCCTCTCGGTGGAGGAGCTGGGAGCTGTGCTGAGGGCCACCCTCGAGCAGGCTGCAGCCACCTCCAGGAACACTTTTGCTGGGCTGAGGGTCCCCGTGACTCCAGGAGAGCTGCTGACAGCGGAGATCATCAACCAAGACACGTACGAGCAGCTGGAACGAGGACAGACCACAGCACAGGACGTGGGCAGCCTGGACTCCGTGCAGAGGTACTTGCAAGGCACTGGCTGTGTGGCCGGCCTGCTGCTGCCTGGATCCCAGGAGCAGCTCAGTGTCCATGAGGCTTGTAGGAGGGGACTCCTCAGACCCGGCACAGCCCTTATCCTCCTAGAGGCACAGGCAGCCACGGGCTTCATTATCGAtcccaaagaaaacaagaagTATTCAGTGGAAGAGGCGCTGAGGGCTGGTGTCATCGGGCCCAGTGTGTATGCAAAGCTGCTGTCAGCCGAGCGCGCTGTCACCGGCTACAGTGACCCCTACACGGGGGAGCGGATCTCCCTGTTCCAGGCCATGAAGAAGGGCCTGATTGTCAGGGAGCATGGCATCCGCCTGCTGGAGGCCCAGATCGCCACGGGCGGCATCATCGACCCGGTGCACAGCCACCGTGTGCCAGTGGATGTGGCCTTCCAGCGCGGCTACTTTGACCAGACGCTGAAGTTGATTTTGGCAGACCCTAGCGACGACACCAAGGGCTTCTTCGACCCCAACACGCATGAGAACCTCACCTACATGCAGCTGCTGGAGCGCTGCGTGCGCGACCCCAACACAGGGCTCCACCTGCTGCCACTCACGCGCACGCGGCCTCAGCTGGTGGATGGCACCACCAGGCAAGCCCTCCAGAGCCTGCTGCTGTCAGTGAGGCACGGGCGGTTCCGGGGACAGAGGGTTTCCGCCTGGGAGCTGATCAACTCGGAATGTTTCAGTGAGGATAGGAGGCGGAGGCTCCTGAAGGACTACCGGCTGCACAAGGTCTCACTGGAGCAAGTCTCAAAGCTGctggagagagaaatggagaggtGGGCAGATATCATGCTGCCCACGCTGCGGGGCCAGGTTACTGCCTACCAGCTCCTGGAGGCCCACATCATTGACCAGGAGCTCCTGGACCAGGTGCTGTCGGGGGCAGTGAGCCCTGAGGCTCTGCTTTGCATGGACAGTGTCCGCAGGTATCTGCGTGGCTCGGGGGCCGTGGGTGGTGTGATGCTGCAGCCCTCCAACCAGCGTCTCAGCCTCTACCAGGCCATGAAGCAGAAGCTGCTGGGGCCAGgggtggccctggccctgctggaGGCCCAGGCAGCCACTGGGGCTATTACTGACCCCTGCAGTCTGGAGACTATGTCTGTGGGCGAGGCCGTGCGCAGGGAGCTGGTGGGGCCAGAGCTCTACAGCAGGCTGAGACAGGCCGAGGACACTGTCACCGGCCTTAGAGATCCCTTCTCTGGGGAACGAGTGTCCCTTTTCCAGGCCATGAAGAAGGGTCTTGTCTCTGTGGAGCAGGCTGTCCGCCTCCTGGAGGCCCAAGTGGCCACGGGAGGGGTCATTGACCCCAGagaccaccaccacctcccaatGCCCGTGGCCACACAGCGTGGCTGTATTGACCAGGACATGGAGGTGGCTTTGTCTAGCTCTGAGACCTTCCCCACGCTGGATGGCCGGGGACACACCAGCTACGCCCAGCTTCTGGAGCAGTGTGTAAGGGACGAGGCGTCCGGCCTGTACCTCCTGCCCCTGCCGGAAGATGCTCCTGCGATCCCCACGGACAAGCAAGTACAGGAGACCCTAAAGTCCACTCAGGGGACTGAGGACGGCATGTCCCTCTGGGAGCTGCTGGGCTCCTGCCACTTCACTGAGGAGCAGCGGAGGGGCCTCCTAGAGGACTTCAGGGTGGGGAGGACCACGGCGCAGCAGTTGCGGGCAGCCGTGCAGAGGTGGGTGCAGGAGGCGGAGCTCCTGGAGCGGGCCCGCATCACCCTGCCTGGCCCGCGGGGCAGGGTGCCCGCCGTCTGGCTGCTGCACGCCGGTGTCATCACCCGGGAGACCCTGGAGGCGCTGGTCCAGGGTGCGTGGTCGCCTCCTGAGGTCGCTGAGCAGCCCGCTGTGCGGGCCTGCTTGTGGGGCACAGGCTGCGTGGCTGGGGTGCTGCTGCCGCGCTCGGGCGCCAAAGTGAGCATTGCCCAGGCCATGGAGGACAGCCTCCTGCCCGCTGGCCTGGGTCAGAGACTGCTGGAGGCCCAGGTGGCATCTGGCTCTCTCATTGACCCTCTGACCAGCCAGAGACTGTCGGTGGAAGATGCAATCAAGGCCGGCCTTGTGCCTGGGACGTTGAGTGAGCAGCTCCAGCAGGTGGAGAGGGCAGTGGCCGGGTACACGGACCCCTGCTCGGGGGGCTCCCTCTCCCTGTggcaggctgtggagaaagggctCATGCCCCAGAGCGAGGGCTTCCCCCTCCTGCAGGCACAGCTGGCCACAGGGGGTGCAGTGGACCCCGTCCACGGGGTGCACCTGCCCGAGGCGGCAGCCTGCAGACTTGGCCTCCTGGACGAGCAGACGAGCAGGGTGCTGACCTCACCAGATGAGGACAACAAGTTCTTCTTTGACCCCAGCACGCGGGACAAGGTGACATACGGGCAACTCAAGGAGCGCTGTGTTCCAGATGCTGACACCGGCCTGTGGCTGCTGCCGCTCCCTGAGGACACGGCACTAGAGTGGGACGAGCACACGGCAGTGGCCCTGAGGGCCATGAAGGTGCCTGTCAGCACAGGGAGGTTCAGAGGCCTCAGCATGTCCCTCTGGGACCTGCTGCACTCAGAGTATGTCAGTGTCCACAGGCGGCGGGAGCTGGCAGCACTCTGCCAGTCTGGGAGGGCCACAGCACTGCGGCAGGTGGTCAGCGCAGTCACCGCCCTGGTGGAGGCCTCAGAGCGGCAGCCCTCGCAGGCCGCCTTCAGAGGGCTCCGGAAACAGGTGTCGGCCAGGGACCTGTTCAGGTCCCAGCTGATTGACAAAAAGACATTGCATGACCTGAATGAGGGGAGGAAGACGGTGCAGGAGGTGACGGAGATGGACAGCGTGAAGCGCTTCTTGGAAGGAGGCAACTTCATAGCCGGGGTCCTTCTCCAGGACACAAAGGAGAGGATGAGCATCTCAGAGGCCCTGAGGAGACACGTTCTGCGGCCCGGCACGGCACTGGTGCTGCTGGAGGCACAGGCGGCCACTGGCTTCCTCATCGACCCCTTGGAGAACCGGAAGCTGACTGTGCAGGAGGCATTCGAGGCTGGGATGTTCGGCAAGGAAACCTACCAGAAGCTGCTGTCGGCCGAGCGCGCCGTCACCGGCTACACCGACCCCTACACCGGGGAGCAGATCTCCCTGTTCCAGGCCATGAAGAAGGGCCTGATCGTCAGGGAGCACGGCATCCGCCTGCTGGAGGCCCAGATCGCCACGGGCGGCGTCATCGACCCGGTGCACAGCCACCGCGTGCCTATGGACGTGGCCTTCCAGCGCGGCTACTTCGACGAGGAGATGAGCCGCGTCCTGGAGGACCCCAGCGATGACACCAGGGGCTTCTTCGACCCCAACACGCACGAGAACCTCACCTACATGCAGCTGCTGGAGCGCTGCGTGCGCGACCCCGACACGGGGCTCTACCTGCTGCAAGTTGTAAAGAAAGGAGAGGCATACGTGTATATCGATGAAGCCACGAAGCAAGTTCTGCAATCCAAAACAACCACAATGCGTGTGGGGCGGTTTGCCAATCAGATGGTCTCCTTCTGGGACCTGCTGACCTCTCAGTACTTCACTGAGGACAGGAAGAGAGAGCTTGTCCAAGCATACAGAGCCCGGAACGTGAGCCTGGAGCAGTTGCTGGAGATCATCGTCACGACggtcaaagaaacagaaaagcaaaaccagGTGATCAAGGTGGCAGCCATTGGTGGGGAGGTGACAGCTGCAGAGTTATTCAACTCAGGAATCATCGATAAAAAGACCCTGGATACGCTGCACCCAGGGGACAGTGGGGGGCAGGCCCTCCGCAACCTGGAGCCTGTAAAGGCCTACCTGGATGGCAGGGGCTGCATTGCCGGTGTGACCACACCATCCACCCAGGAGGTCCTGAGCATGTACGAGGCCGGCAGGAAAGGACTCGTGCCAGCAGCGTTCGTGGCTCACCTACTAGAGGCACAGGCGGCCACAGGGTTCATGCTGGACCCCTACAGCCACCAGAGGCTCTCTGTGGATGAGGCTGTGGCTGCTGGCCTGGTGGGCGAAGACCTGCAGGAAAGGCTCCTGATCGCCGAGAAGGCCGCCAGAGGATATGTGGACCCAGTGACAGGACACACGATCTCCCTGTTCCAGGCCATGAGGAGAAAGCTGGTGGCACAGGAGTGGGCGCTCAGGCTGCTGGAGGTGCAGGTGGCCACGGGGGGCGTCGTGGACCCGCTGCACCACCACCGGCTTCCGCTGGACGCCGCCTACAGACGAGGCTGTCTACACCCAGACACCTACCCGCTCGTTGCAGATCCAAAGGGCATGAATAAAAGATATGTAGACCCCAACACACAGGAGAAGGTGACGTACCAGGAGCTGCAGGAGAGGAGCCAGCAGGAAGAGGCAACGGGCTGGGCCCTGTTCCCTGTACTTCTTACTGGACAGCACTGCACATATATTGACGACGCCACCATCAGAGCTCTCCAGGCCCAGCAAGTGGAGGTCACTGTGGGGAGGTTTAAGGGCCAGAGACCATCGGTCTGGGAATTGCTGAATTCAGAATATGTGACAGAAGAGAAGAAGCGTGAGTTAGTTGTAAAATACAAAAGAGACACAGCACATGCACTAGAAGCGGTAGTGACTGTTATCTTCGAAATAATTCATGAGacggaaaagaatagaaaacagcTCTGGTTCAGAGGGATCAGGAGACAAATCACTGCTGCCGAGCTCTGCGCTGCAGGTGTCCTCAGTGAGGCGACGCTGGGGGCCTTAGAGGAAGGGAGGACCACTGCAGACGATGTGACACAGGACGAAGGAGTCAGGCGCTACCTGGAGGGGACCAGCTGCATAGCCGGCGTGCTGGTGCCCGCCAGGGACGAGCCCGGGCGCCAGGAGAAGATGAGCATCTACCAGGCCATGTGGAAGGGC GGCGTCCTGCGGCCCGGCACGGCCCTGGTGCTGCTGGAGGCGCAGGCGGCCACCGGCTTCGTCATCGACCCCGTGCGCAACCGGAAGCTGTCCGTGGAGGAGGCGGTGGCCGCGGGCGTGGTGGGCGGCGAGCTCCAGGAGAAGCTGCTGTCGGCCGAGCGCGCCGTCACCGGCTACACCGACCCCTACACCGGGGAGCAGATCTCCCTGTTCCAGGCCATGAAGAAGGACCTGATCGTCAGGGAGCACGGCATCCGCCTGCTGGAGGCCCAGATCGCCACGGGCGGCGTCATCGACCCGGTGCACAGCCACCGCGTGCCCGTGGACGTGGCCTTCCAGCGCGGCTACTTCGACGAGGAGATGAGCCGCGTCCTGGAGGACCCCAGCGACGACACCAGGGGCTTCTTCGACCCCAACACGCACGAGAACCTCACCTACAAGCAGCTACTGCGCCGCTGCGTGCGCGACCCCGACACGGGGCTCTACCTGCTGCAGCTGGCGGGCCGGGGCTCCGCCGTGCACCAGCTGGGCGAGGAGCTGCGCGCCGCCCTGCGCGATGCCCGCGTGACGCCGGGCTCGGGCGCCCTCCGGGGCCAGGGCGTCTCCGTCTGGGAGCTCCTCTTCTACCGGGAGGTGTCCGAGAGCCAGCGGCAGGACCTGCTGCGCCGGTACCGGGAGGGCTCGCTGACCGCGCCGGACGTGGGCGCCGCCCTCGCCTCCCTGCTGGCCCGGGCCGAGGCGGAGGACCAGGTCCCCCGGCCCGCGCCCCCCGACCCACCGGGGGCCCTGCGTGCCGCCACCATGGAGGTCCGGGTGGGCCGCCTGCGGGGGCCCGCGGTGCCTGTGTGGGACGTGCTGGCGTCCAGCTACGTGAGCGAGGCCACCCGGGAGCAGCTGCTGGCCCAGTTCAGTGCGGGGACGCTGGGCTTGCCCGCGCTGACCCACAGGCTGACCACCATCATCCAGGAGGCGGAGGCGGCCGACGGGACCGAGCACGGGCAGGGGGGCGCCGCCCCCGGCCAGCCGGAGCCCGGCCCAGCCGGGCGCGGTGACGGTGACGCCGACGCGGGTCCCTCCCCGGGCCAGGCCGACGCCGAGGCCGCCCGGGCCCTCCAGGAGCGGGCCCTGCGGGCCGCCACCATGGAGGTGCAGGCCGGGCAGTTCCGCGGCCAGCCCGTCTCCGTGTGGGACGTCCTCTTCTCCTCCTACCTGGGCCAGGCCCGCCGGGACGAGCTCCTGGCCCGGCACGCGGCCGGCACCCTGGCCCTGCCCGGCCTGGTCGCCATCCTCACCCAGGTCATCGAGGAGGCGGAGGAGCGGCTGAGCAAGGTGTCCCTCCGGGGCCTGAGGCGCCAGGTGTCGGCCTCCGAGCTGGGCAGGTCCAGGATCCTGGGCCCCGAGACCCTGCGGGACCTGGCCCAGGGCACCAAGACCCTGCAGGAGGTGTCGGAGATGGACTCGGTGAAACGCTACCTGGAGGGCACCAGCTGCATCGCCGGCGTGCTGGTGCCCGCCAGGGACGAGCCCGGGCGCCAGGAGAAGATGAGCATCTACCAGGCCATGTGGAAGGGCGTCCTGCGGCCCGGCACGGCCCTGGTGCTGCTGGAGGCGCAGGCGGCCACCGGCTTCGTCATCGACCCCGTGCGCAACCGGAAGCTGTCCGTGGAGGAGGCGGTGGCCGCGGGCGTGGTGGGCGGCGAGCTCCAGGAGAAGCTGCTGTCGGCCGAGCGCGCCGTCACCGGCTACACCGACCCCTACACCGGGGAGCAGATCTCCCTGTTCCAGGCCATGAAGAAGGACCTGATCGTCAGGGAGCACGGCATCCGCCTGCTGGAGGCCCAGATCGCCACGGGCGGCGTCATCGACCCGGTGCACAGCCACCGCGTGCCCGTGGACGTGGCCTTCCAGCGCGGCTACTTCGACGAGGAGATGAGCCGCGTCCTGGAGGACCCCAGCGACGACACCAGGGGCTTCTTCGACCCCAACACGCACGAGAACCTCACCTACAAGCAGCTTCTGCAGAGGGGCAGTGTTGACCCTGAAACAGGCCTTCTGTTTCTTTCGCTTTCATGA